The Denticeps clupeoides chromosome 1, fDenClu1.1, whole genome shotgun sequence genome segment TGCAAATGTAAAGATGGTAATTAGAATTATTATCACTTCTATGCAGGCCAAGTTTCTGAacacataatttacatttacatctacagcatttaccagatccccttatccagagcgacttacaatcagtagttacagggacagtgtccccctggagacactcagggttatgtgtcttgctcagggacacaatggtaatgagtgggatttgaacccgggtctaggagagtgtgttgcccactaggctactagtggtagtagcctacgaTCATCACATATAAATGTGCTTATTTCTATTGGATAGTTAGattattaatgtattcattAATATAATGTCATCATTAATATGCCTCTGTCATTAACCATCTCACTTTGCCCGAATTTGTGGGAACAGATTTGTGACTAAAGATTTGTAACTGCTGGTCGTTGCCTCCAAATACGATGAGCACGGAGGCGCAGGATAATGAAGACACCTTGAGAAATTAAGCAGTTTTGCTAGTGTTGGCATTcagaaataaatgataaaaaaatataaattataaataactataaagTACAATTTCTCATCTGGCTATTTTTTCACAATGTCTTGTTGCCTATGTTGTGATGTAAACAATgttttcatcatttacattcTTTTGCATTGCAAATATAAGATGTTTCGGAAATTAGAAGGTGTATTTTCCATTTCTATTCCAAATACTACATTGCTCAGTTCTaatgcaataattaaaaaaaaaaaaaaaaaaatatatatatatatatatataaattgtaaACTTCCTCAACCTCCTTTGCTCTAGGAGATTAACCAACCCCCACatatcaaggggacctcagtggcacattggcagttCGGGAATCAAACCCGCAACCTACAGGTCAGGagttcacttccttacccgctaggccaccactggccccaaaTGGTCCCTGCTTTTTTGGAATCTGGCTATTCCTGACGTGGACTTTGTTAGGTGTTAGCAGTGGTGGTTTTTCATACGGGCGACATGGGCAGTTGCCCAGGGTGGCATCGTGGTGGGGTGCTATCTTGAGcaagtttttttatataagggTTTTCTATTCCCTGTTTGTGGGGAGTGAGGGCGCCCTCATTTTTGAGGTGCGTTTGCTACTTCGGGGTGGTGGCAGGAGATTATCTGACTGGCTGGAGTGCCATTTAATAACCAGCTCACAGAGTAAGCTGATGTAGCTCCTTATTCGAGttgtcagttccaccttaaatcctgctcagcaggctgcagtacccgTATTGCGCCTGTAGGGGGTGTAGTTCAGCGAGGCTTACAGCCAGGAAacctgtttcagaaataaagaacgttttaaatctgtatacgGTGATCATCTCAAcatcctgaactattagaaataatATCAAGCATTACCTGTCCGGCCCAAATGTTTTCACAGAAGTtttcacatgggaactgtgcattggattgaTAAATGGTGttcttttacagaaaaaaaatggtatcAACTAATATCTGTctggcagaaaaaaacatttttcagtgtAAAATTGACCTCATGTGCACATGGATTTATGATGAACATGGACGTTTCCATGTAAAAATATGCTGTATTTCAGTCTGCTGTATTTGAGGtggaacattttacatttacagcatttatcagacgcccttatccagagcgacttacaatcagtagttacagggacagtctccctggagcaacttagtgtcttgctcagggacacaatggtagtaagtgggattcgcacccgggtcttctggttcatatgcgagtgtgttaccgactaggctactaccacccagaagTGACTAATGAGCTGTAACCTAAATTATATCACACCCGTATATGCGAGACGTGAGGATGAGCTCATTACGTCACATGGAAGTTTTCCTGGGTTGTGCGAAAtcgcagaaaaaagaaaaatgcaaaccAAATCTGTGCACTTAAAAGTGTCTATTAAGTGTCTGAAAGGTCAAAGCCCTGTGAATGTTTATCTGGTTAAACTCAGTATGGTTCCGACCACtgattttacaaaaaaacatgcaaatgcataattctcaatgtgtgtgtatgggggtgtAAGCAGAATATTCAGATATGAGTTTAGCACCTAGTTAAACGCGACAGGGCATGTTGAAAAGTCCTCTGCTAATGTTCCAGGAAGCGGGATATCCCTCCATCCTTCCCTTTTAAAGAacaactcacacaaacacaatttcatTTCCATCAAAATGACAaggatttttatataaatgcaaTAGAGGGATTTCTCCTTAATTAACGTTCCACCACAGTCAACGGGATTCCAGTCGGTCTCATGAGCAGtactcaaaccccacttactaccatcgtgtccctgagcaagacacttaaccctgagtgtctccaggggggggactgtccctctaactactgatggtaagtcgctctggataagggcgtaaatgtaaatgtggtaaaTAATTCAAGTGAGATGGTTTACCGTGTGCACTGAACAGGACGGAGTTccgcttctctctctccccacctgCGTTAGGTTTCTTTTCCTCTGAAAGCACGTCCTCCTGAAGGAGATCGAGAAGCTGATGTTTACCGGTGCTGGGTGGAGGAGACTTTCGCTTTTATTTTCTGGCCTCTTTCGCATTTTGtctgtgtttcattttcatggGGGGACGCTGGAGTTACCTGAGAAATCGGTGCTTTTGAAAGGCAGCTAATGTTCTGAATCCAGGTGAGTGCTGGCTGACCAGACTATGGAAATGTTTCACGTCCCGGTCTAAGCGATTGCTTAGAGATCATCCAGACACGTTCACACAAAACCAGGGTTTTATAGACAAGGTCAGCGGTCGAATTAAAATCCAGGCCTTGGTTCAGTTCAGGTTCTAGTTACTGACTCTCAGAGGAGGGAATTTCAGGTTTagaaagtaaaatatatatgtacatatatattttactatataaacatatgttatatatgtacatacacacacacacacacacacacacatacatacatagaggGTggaccatttatatggatccaccttaataaaatgggaatggttggtgatattaacgtcctgtttgtggcacattagtatatgtgagggcgcaaacttttcaagatgggtggtgaccatagtggccattttgaagacggccattggatccaacttttgttttttcaataggaagagggtcatgtgacacatcaaatttattggtaaacAACGGTGTgctggttttaacgtaactttattctttcatgagttatttacaagtttctgaccacttataaaatgtgttcaatgtcaccaaccattcccattttattaaggtgtatccatataaatggcccaccctgtatatataaccttgtgtgtgtgtgtgtgtgtgtgtgtgtgtgtgtgtgtgtgtatatatatatatatgactcACTCTCACtaactgaaagtgattgtcatggtgaaacacacggtgacacaatgaaacgtgtcctctgtatttaaccaccacccttggtgatcagtgggcagcaaCATGTGGGGACGGGCCCTTGATCAgggggaccttagtggcaccttgacggtttggGAGTTGAACCGACGACCATCCGATtttgggtccgcttccttacccgcatTATTGTTTGTGGGCATCATGAGAAATCCACTTCACTCAAAATAGGTTTGAGGAGACACTGTTTTATTAATCATGAACTATAAATGTATGAGCATTAAATTGTGTAGAATTTACAACGACTgttagaaataaatgtgttgACGCTGTCCATCCAGCTTCCAACCATTTTACAATCCTgactaaataaatcaaaaaagGTACGAATTTAACGTACATTAAAAGTGTTGTCGTTTTATGTTCTAAGGTGCTATGTAATGTTACGCAGAGCGTGTGTCAAGCACTACATGTGAAATATATGTCACACAataaacaatgaacaataaaacattCCGTTTCAAATGGAAATCTACGGTATAAACGATGCGTTTCATTGCAGGCACTGTTTGGTCCGCACTTTCTCGTTGGCGGGGCAGGTGGCGATGGTGTCGGACGCCTTGTCGCAGCAGTAGAGGTAGAAGAACGGGTAGAGTTTCTCCCGGAAGGTGTCTGTGAAGGTGTAGATGTGGCTTTTTGCCTGGACGTCGTAGAAGGAGACCTGCCCCTCGTCGTAGTCCAAGTACACGCCCACCCGCTTCAGCTTGGAGCCGAGGGTGAGGAGGAGCGGCGGGCTGGACGAAGCTCGGTACTCCTGACCTTTCTTCATGGCCAACGCCCAGTAACCGTGGGCCGTGCTCACGGAGATCCGGCCCTTCCTGTTGACGGACGTCCGAGCCACGCCCAGGTACCAGTCGTCCTTCTCGCCCACCTGCACCTCCCAGTAGTGGCGTCCCGAGGTGAAGCCCTCGCGCCCCAGGGCGATGACCACCGTGTCGAAGCGCCCCGGGTTGTCCGGCAGgtcctgccacgcccccagGTGGCGAAGCTGGTGGCAGTCCTCAGACAGCTGGAGCCAGGGGTTGGCTGTGTCGGGGTCAAGGGTCACATCCACTGGACAAGACAAGAAATTGCATTTTATGACGTATTTGGACGAACAATCAGATGCGAGTGTGAAATTTGTCTACTTACCCGAGTACTTCTGGATTTTTCTAAGCTCTGTTCAATAGAAAGTCATGGattgtcaccaaaaaaaaaaaaaaaaaaacattatccaTATATGTATTACATTTAGTAATGGACCAGATACCAGTCTCTGCCAGTTTCTCCACTTCCTCGGCCAAGGTGTCCTCCAAATTGGCCACTGCTCTCCTgatagtccccacacactgttctgtGGGAACGCTCGTCTCAAACCAATCTTTCAGCTGTGGGTGAGTGGAGAGAGCCGGAAAGTTCtagaacagaagaaaaaaaattccatttaaAATGGAACCTTCTTCCAATCTTCTAAAAGGACCAATGTGCCCTGGACTTCTAGATGTGCCCTTCTAGATTTCACCTGCAGGAAGTGGATGTGGTCCTCAGTGCCGGAGAGGCGCTCCAGATCCGAGCTCCGCTTCTTCAGCTCCAtgatctcctgctccagctcGGTGATAAGGGCCTGGGCCCAGcgctccatctctctctgtttctcctcGATGGCCAGCACCAGCTCGGCCTGGGCCTTCTGCACAGCCCGCACCAGCTCTGAGAAGACCTGCATGCTGTCCTCAACCTCACGTAAGGCGctgttctaaaaaaaatgtccacataACCAGTCATCTGGTGCTAATGTCACAATGAGATCTGCGAAATGTCCCAAAAATGTTTAGAAGTCAAATAGCACGCAGGTCACCACAACAAGGTCTACAATGAAAGGTCCCTCACTTTATTGAGCTCCACTGAATGTTTGATCTCCTCCACTTTCTTCAGTCGGTCCTGGATCATCTGCTGGACCTCACCCTCCGTCTTCCTCAGCTGCGTCTGTGGTTACCATTGTTAAAATACATGAAAGGGTCATATCATGAATGATCTTATTTTATATGAGCATCAACGTGGCAATTGGGACTTCATGCCAAGTTGGAAGTTGTGGATTGTGGAATGTTGCCTTTCTCTGATGGTCCCCTAAATGTTAATAATCCTTCACGTTAATCCTCACTCTGCTGATATTCTAGTTATTGACACTTATCTTGATTACTCAAGAACTTCTAATTAGAATTGGAATATTTCTGACTGAATTCATGACAAATTGTGGGAGCTGGAACGTATTTGGATGATATGTTCGCCACAATTTGCTGAAGAAACAGGCCTCACCCACCTTCTTCTCAGCCCACTCTCGCTCCACTGGGATGGTGTAGTGGGCGCGGTGGTCCCTCTctgtgcacaacacacacacaatcgtcTGGTCCTTTTTGCAGAAGAGCTCCAGCAGCCTCTCGTGCCTCTTGCACATGCGGTCCTCCAGGTTCGGCACTGGCTCAACCAGCTTGTGCTTGGTGAAGCGGGCGCTGTGGGATTTGATGTGCTCTTCACAGTACGAGGTCAGGCACACCAGGCAGGACTTGACGGCCCGCAGGCGGAAGCCCGTGCAGACGTCGCAGGAAACCTCGTCTGTCCACGTCGGTGGGATCAGCTCCGGGATCTCGGCCAGAATGTCCTTCAGGGGTGGCTGGAGATCCTGCTTCTGTTGCTGCAGTAGGCTGCTGGCCCTCAGCTCTTTGAACTGTTCCGAGATCTCCCTCAACACCGTGTTGATGCTGACGTCCGGCTGCTTGAAGAAGGTCTTCTTGCACATGGGACACTGGAACAAGGTGCCAGTCTTCCAGTAACCAAGGATGCAGGTCATGCAGAAGTTGTGGCCACAGGGTATGGACACAGGGTTGGTGAACAGATCCAAGCAGATGGAGCAGTGGACCTGCTCCTCTGCCACCAGGTTTGTGGGAGACGCCATGCCTGAGCAGGCGAGAAATGTGAACAAACGCATTGCTGACCAAATCGGTTTAAAGGGACTTCGATGTCTTTTGTGCCATCTAGACTACAGTTGTCCCTTCATAGAAGGTTGGCTGCCATTGCGGACCCTAAGCGCGAGTTGATCCCCGTCTAGACCGTTCTTGTCCACAGCTCCCAGATGGATGGTCTCAACCCCCTCGAATGTCTAGAAAGCCGATCTCCTAACCAGTCACCTCAGTCTCCAAACCTGCGATGCAGGAACGCCTTCAGTTCCATGGGCTTCAAATGAAGAGTTGCCTTTGTACCTCCCACTTTGTAGAACCCATTTCACGGTTCGTTCAACCTCGTCGGCCATTTTGACCTGATTCTAAGACCCGCCTAAATATACTACGCCCGCGTAGACCCTCCATCAGCGCCACAGCCCGGCCATGCACAACAGCCAAGATTAGCACCCGTCCATAAATATCCATCTGGCCACTGTCTCGTTTCCCTGTCCCGCTCACGAGCGAGAGGTCCACGGGCCCGCTCGCCAACACTTCCCGACGCCAAAGGCCAAATGCGTGCCAATGATCAACGAATGCAGTTATTTACAGCAACGCCACAGAGGACTGATGACTAGATCCTGCCGTAAAGACAGCGGACGTGCCAAAACCCGATGTGACCATGCGGTCAGCCTAATGCTAAAAACGAGGCGAAGCAGAAACGGACGTTAAGCTACGGAATAACGGAGCACACAGACACGCGCCAGCTTATTGCTGGTAAtaaaatgggttttttttttttcccgaccCGAGGACTCACCAGCGAGCCGCTGCAGCCGAGTGGCACGGAGCGCAGTGACCTCCTCGGCCAGGAGTGACACTCGACACAGCTGACTCCATCGCTCCCCGAAATATGTCCCCTCCCCCGGCTCCAGCTTACACCGCTTCTCCGTCTGTCGCATAACTCGGCTCATTTCAAcctgttgttttttatatctttcatgcattttattGAAACGTGCCGATAGTCGCATAACAAACATATTCATTACAAAGTGAATAATGCACAACTACACTataaaaatctcttttttttttaaatctcatgtTAAAATCTTAGATACggtagtgtgatggttaaaaagatTCATAGCTTTTTCCATCAGAACATGAACATGCAGATGCAGTTTTTCTTGATCACCATCACGAATTCATCAATCAAAGAAGCGAAGCGTAGATCCGGTCAGGACTCCGGCCAGGATCCCGAGCCGCTCGGATTTCACCCGTGCTTGACGGCCGTGAGGGCCAGCGGGGCGGAGTTCTTGCCGTCGGGGTTGAGACAGGGGCTGAAAATGGGGTGCAGGCCCTCCTCAAAGGAGTCGTTGAAGGTGTAGAGGTGGGCGCAAGCCTTGGCGTCGTAGAAGGACACCTGGCCCGCCTCGTAGTCCAGGTAGACGCCCACCTTCAGCGGGAGAGCCTGTAGGTGCAGGGGCAGGCGGCTGGACGCCAGGGCTTTCACCTCGCCGTTCTTCAGCCACAGGCACCAGAAGCCCCCGTCGGGGCTCAGGCTGATCTCGCCCTTGCGGCGGACGGAGGCGCGGGCCACCCCGAGGGTCCAGGCGGTCTTGCggcccacctccacctcccagtAGTGGCGGCCAGTCGAGATGCCCTCGCGGCCCAGCACGAACAAGGCGGGGCTGAAGCGCCGGGGCGTCTCGGACTGGGTCGCCCGGTGCTCCTCGTACCGCACCTGCCGGCAGTCCTCGGACACGGCCAGGTTCCGCTGGGCCGTGGCGGGGT includes the following:
- the LOC114793426 gene encoding E3 ubiquitin-protein ligase TRIM39: MNMFVMRLSARFNKMHERYKKQQVEMSRVMRQTEKRCKLEPGEGTYFGERWSQLCRVSLLAEEVTALRATRLQRLAGMASPTNLVAEEQVHCSICLDLFTNPVSIPCGHNFCMTCILGYWKTGTLFQCPMCKKTFFKQPDVSINTVLREISEQFKELRASSLLQQQKQDLQPPLKDILAEIPELIPPTWTDEVSCDVCTGFRLRAVKSCLVCLTSYCEEHIKSHSARFTKHKLVEPVPNLEDRMCKRHERLLELFCKKDQTIVCVLCTERDHRAHYTIPVEREWAEKKTQLRKTEGEVQQMIQDRLKKVEEIKHSVELNKNSALREVEDSMQVFSELVRAVQKAQAELVLAIEEKQREMERWAQALITELEQEIMELKKRSSDLERLSGTEDHIHFLQNFPALSTHPQLKDWFETSVPTEQCVGTIRRAVANLEDTLAEEVEKLAETELRKIQKYSVDVTLDPDTANPWLQLSEDCHQLRHLGAWQDLPDNPGRFDTVVIALGREGFTSGRHYWEVQVGEKDDWYLGVARTSVNRKGRISVSTAHGYWALAMKKGQEYRASSSPPLLLTLGSKLKRVGVYLDYDEGQVSFYDVQAKSHIYTFTDTFREKLYPFFYLYCCDKASDTIATCPANEKVRTKQCLQ